A window from Saccharomyces eubayanus strain FM1318 chromosome XIV, whole genome shotgun sequence encodes these proteins:
- the ALG12 gene encoding dolichyl-P-Man:Man(7)GlcNAc(2)-PP-dolichol alpha-1,6-mannosyltransferase yields the protein MRWSVLDTVLLAVISFHLIQAPFTKVEESFNIQAIHDILNYSVFDISQYDHLKFPGVVPRTFVGAVIIAMLSRPYLYLSSLIQAAKPSSIDVQLVVRGVVGLTNGISFIYLKNALQDMFDKITQKKKEENENQEIYVYDSAGSWFLLFLIGSFHLMFYSTRTLPNFIMTLPLTNVALGWVLLGRYNAAIFLSAFVAIVFRLEVAALSAGIALFSVIFKKTSLPEAIKFGIFGLGLGSIIGITIDSYFWREWCLPEVDGFLFNVVSGYASKWGVEPVTAYFTHYLRMMFMPPTVLLLNYFGYKLAPANLKIVSLASLFHVVIMSLQPHKEWRFIIYAVPSILLLGATGAAHLWENMKVRKITNVLFLTILPLSILTSFLISMAFLYVSRMNYPGGEALASFNNMIVENNIKNVTVHMSVPPCMTGVTLFGELNRDVYGVIYDKTENATILEDIWPSFDYLITHEPTAAQLPFENTTTHHWELVSSTKMFTGFDPSYITNFVFQENVNVLSLIKQIIFDKTPAVFLKELTTNSIIKSDVFFTYKRAKQNERTN from the coding sequence ATGCGTTGGTCCGTTCTCGATACAGTGTTACTGGCCGTGATTTCCTTCCATCTAATCCAAGCTCCTTTCACTAAAGTAGAAGAGAGTTTCAATATCCAAGCCATCcatgatattttgaattaTAGTGTTTTTGACATTTCCCAATATGACCATTTGAAGTTCCCCGGTGTGGTTCCCAGAACGTTCGTTGGTGCTGTGATTATTGCAATGCTTTCCAGACCTTACCTGTACCTCAGTTCTCTGATCCAGGCTGCCAAGCCCTCTTCTATAGACGTTCAGTTGGTCGTTAGAGGTGTTGTGGGGCTTACGAATGGgatttctttcatttatttgaagaatgcTTTGCAAGACATGTTTGACAAGATTAcgcagaagaaaaaggaagagaatGAGAACCAGGAAATATACGTTTACGATAGCGCTGGTTCAtggtttcttttatttttgattggTAGTTTCCATTTGATGTTCTATAGCACCAGAACCTTACCTAATTTCATCATGACCCTACCGTTAACTAACGTCGCATTGGGTTGGGTCTTGTTGGGTCGTTACAATGCCGCGATTTTTCTGTCTGCATTCGTTGCAATTGTATTCAGACTAGAAGTTGCTGCTTTAAGCGCAGGTATTGCATTATTTTCTgtcattttcaagaaaactTCATTACCTGAAGCAATCAAATTTGGTATCTTCGGCCTAGGGTTAGGTTCCATCATTGGTATCACAATTGATTCATATTTCTGGCGAGAATGGTGTCTCCCTGAAGTGGATGGCTTTTTATTCAACGTTGTATCTGGCTATGCTTCCAAATGGGGGGTTGAACCAGTAACGGCTTATTTCACCCATTACTTGAGAATGATGTTTATGCCACCAACTGTGTTACTACTGAATTACTTCGGCTATAAATTGGCCCCCGCCAATCtaaaaattgtttcattAGCATCTCTTTTCCATGTTGTCATCATGTCTTTGCAGCCCCACAAGGAATGGAGATTTATTATCTATGCTGTTCCCTCCATTTTGTTGTTAGGCGCCACTGGGGCTGCACATCTGTGGGAAAATATGAAAGTAAGAAAGATAACTAATGTCCTATTCTTGACTATATTGCCCTTGTCCATATTGACATCTTTTCTCATTTCAATGGCGTTTTTGTATGTCTCAAGAATGAACTATCCAGGTGGTGAAGCTTTGGCTTCCTTTAATAATATGATTGTAGAAAACAATATTAAAAACGTAACTGTCCATATGAGCGTACCTCCATGTATGACAGGTGTTACCTTATTTGGCGAATTGAACCGTGATGTATACGGTGTCATTTACGATAAGACTGAGAACGCTACTATATTGGAAGACATTTGGCCTTCGTTTGATTATTTGATTACCCATGAACCAACGGCCGCCCAATTACCATTCGAAAACACAACCACGCATCATTGGGAACTCGTCAGCTCAACTAAAATGTTTACCGGATTCGATCCATCCTATATCACCAActttgttttccaagaGAATGTTAACGTTTTGTCCCTAATTAAACAAATTATTTTCGATAAAACACctgctgtttttttgaaggaatTGACTACTAATTCCATTATTAAAAGCGatgtatttttcacttACAAGAGAGCCaaacaaaatgaaagaacaaACTAA
- the SNF12 gene encoding Snf12p, giving the protein MSKVIKPSSGKGSRRSSKGNTPDAKASAHAKKKDSVNQDKPNNASQITPAVPHSHPSDMVIPDHLTELIPELSSFQHLMDSEKRLDQFIHLQNLHMKQMVALWNNPKVSQESSYLHLDKPNIKYLRIFISNVSENQPWQMDTDSDPSLMALENASWTMRIEGRLLDTVQANDPTREKFSSFIESIVVDFKDKEDNSVPPRKEDSASAEENTTEIPNDKSVNLSLPLQFSLPNGNNPTTSNMVQNNGMKEEETVGKDGSSTTLKLEPVKWQYDPNNPVDFDGLDIKRPGSENVECTIRILRKSSPEEPFMSYSPELARIIGLKRGTLHDAIFSIYKYIHLNELLTGDESAFETSMNIRNSHSSNTNTNRSLDAKHNQTSIVKLDFQLLTLLPSGMKESSRETMKLMDLLALINAHLLPLEPIEIDYLVRVDKASTYGELILDIEVPDTDALKLNSKQRESQIGAAELHLSNKDLEQIRSKIDSQDKEIRSILTNLHESNKRYRFFKKISEDPVKTLNDCISSTSNTLKVLSGDEGYNEDMVRRAQFYTENEAMLRENIEVILSNGRM; this is encoded by the coding sequence ATGTCCAAAGTGATTAAGCCCAGTAGCGGAAAGGGTTCCAGAAGGAGTTCGAAGGGTAATACGCCTGATGCTAAGGCTTCTGCCcatgcaaagaaaaaggattCGGTGAACCAAGATAAGCCCAATAATGCTTCTCAGATTACACCGGCAGTGCCGCATTCTCATCCATCAGATATGGTAATTCCTGACCATTTGACTGAATTGATTCCTGAGCTGTCTTCTTTCCAGCATTTGATGGATTCCGAGAAAAGATTGGACCAGTTTATTCATTTACAAAATTTACATATGAAGCAAATGGTAGCGTTATGGAATAACCCCAAGGTCTCTCAAGAATCTTCCTATCTTCATTTAGATAAAccaaatataaaatatctccgaatttttatttcaaatgTTAGTGAAAACCAACCTTGGCAAATGGACACGGACAGTGATCCTAGCCTTATGGCATTGGAGAATGCTTCCTGGACAATGAGAATTGAAGGCCGATTATTGGACACAGTGCAAGCTAACGATCCAACAAGAGAAAAGTTTAGCTCTTTTATAGAGTCTATAGTTGTAGACTTCAAAGACAAGGAAGATAATAGCGTGCCACCCAGGAAGGAGGATTCTGCTTCTGCCGAAGAAAATACCACCGAAATACCTAACGATAAAAGTGTGAATTTGAGTTTGCCTTTGCAATTTTCTCTGCCGAATGGTAATAACCCCACAACGAGCAACATGGTTCAAAATAATGGCatgaaggaagaagagacTGTTGGGAAAGACGGCAGTTCCACAACGCTCAAACTAGAACCAGTGAAATGGCAATACGACCCAAATAATCCTGTAGATTTCGATGGACTCGATATTAAGAGGCCGGGGTCTGAAAACGTTGAATGTACCATACGCATACTACGCAAATCGTCCCCTGAGGAGCCGTTTATGAGTTATTCTCCCGAACTGGCCAGGATTATAGGATTAAAGAGGGGGACATTGCATGACGCGATTTTTTCcatatacaaatatattcatttaAATGAGTTGCTCACCGGGGATGAGTCTGCATTTGAAACTTCGATGAATATTAGAAACAGTCACAGTAGTAATACCAACACTAATAGGTCACTCGATGCAAAACACAACCAAACATCCATTGTCAAATTAGACTTTCAGCTATTGACTCTATTACCCAGTGGCATGAAAGAATCTTCACGAGAAACAATGAAGTTAATGGATTTGCTAGCTCTAATTAATGCACATTTACTTCCATTAGAGCCTATTGAGATCGATTATTTGGTACGTGTAGATAAAGCATCCACATATGGTGAGTTGATTCTTGATATCGAGGTGCCCGATACCGATGCTCTAAAACTCAATAGTAAACAGAGGGAAAGTCAAATTGGGGCTGCCGAATTACATCTAAGCAATAAGGATTTGGAACAAATCAGATCAAAGATAGATTCGCAAGACAAAGAAATAAGATCTATCTTGACAAACTTACACGAAAGTAACAAACGATAtcgttttttcaaaaagattAGCGAGGACCCAGTTAAGACGTTAAATGATTGCATTTCTTCTACTTCCAATACCCTGAAGGTGTTATCCGGTGATGAAGGCTataatgaagatatggTAAGAAGAGCACAGTTCTACACAGAAAACGAAGCCATGTTGCGTGAAAACATAGAAGTTATATTATCAAACGGGCGAATGTAa
- the ZNG1 gene encoding GTP-dependent zinc transferase encodes MSALRNIKYNEEEDGELPSLVTGEETNLQEILENVSYDGGNIVSDAKVERVNKQMESVGNNMKGLQKRKRIPVSIITGYLGSGKSTLLEKIALKGADKKIAVILNEFGDSSEIEKAMTIKNGSSSYQEWLDLGNGCLCCSLKNIGVKAIEDMVERSPGKIDYILLETSGIADPAPIAKMFWQDEGLNSSVYIDGIITVLDCEHILKCLDDVSVDAHWHGDKVGLEGNLTIAHFQLAMADRIIMNKYDKIEHSPNTIKQLQKRIREINCIAPMYFTKYSETSIDKLLDIHAYDSIRVSDILDNSVGDGTIHDHRMGTVMLTFRPLRDEEEYTERFLKQFLQPLLWKNFGALTVLEDGSQHHKHDWEVQRTKGLILIEGNKPAVRVIQGVRDTYDVFPGRRDDDGSHKECKIVLIGKYLEKDSIQKLLHKTLNYK; translated from the coding sequence ATGTCTGCGTTAAGGAATATTAAGTAtaatgaagaggaagatggGGAATTGCCCAGCCTAGTGACAGGTGAAGAGACRAATTTACAAGAAATACTGGAAAATGTTTCGTATGATGGTGGGAATATTGTTAGCGACGCCAAAGTGGAAAGAGTGAATAAGCAAATGGAAAGTGTAGGTAATAATATGAAGGGGTtacaaaagaggaaacgTATCCCTGTGAGCATCATCACTGGTTATTTAGGATCAGGAAAATCGACtttattggaaaaaatagCATTAAAGGGTGCGGATAAAAAGATTGCTGTaattttgaatgaatttGGAGATTCCAGTGAAATCGAAAAAGCTATGACCATCAAAAATGGGTCGTCCAGTTATCAAGAATGGTTAGATTTAGGTAACGGATGTTTGTGCTGCTCCCTGAAAAATATAGGTGTCAAGGCCATTGAAGATATGGTGGAACGTTCTCCTGGTAAGATCGATTACATTCTTCTGGAAACATCCGGTATTGCAGACCCTGCTCCTATCGCCAAGATGTTTTGGCAAGATGAAGGACTGAATAGTAGTGTTTATATCGATGGGATCATTACTGTTCTGGATTGTGAACACATATTGAAGTGTTTGGATGATGTTTCTGTTGACGCTCATTGGCATGGGGATAAAGTCGGGTTGGAGGGGAATCTGACTATTGCACACTTCCAGCTAGCCATGGCAGATCGCATCATAATGAACAAATACGATAAGATCGAGCACTCGCCCAATACGATCAAGCAGTTACAGAAAAGAATACGGGAAATCAATTGCATTGCCCCCATGTATTTCACGAAGTATAGCGAAACTTCGATCGACAAGCTGTTGGATATTCACGCATACGACAGTATACGAGTATCAGACATTTTAGATAACAGTGTGGGAGATGGGACCATTCATGATCATCGAATGGGCACGGTCATGCTTACTTTCAGACCATTAAGAGACGAGGAGGAATATACTGAGAGATTCCTCAAACAATTTTTGCAGCCCTTACTatggaaaaattttggGGCCCTGACTGTATTGGAAGATGGCTCCCAACATCATAAGCATGATTGGGAAGTGCAAAGAACTAAAGGTTTGATACTTATCGAAGGCAACAAACCTGCTGTGCGTGTGATTCAGGGCGTCCGTGACACATATGATGTCTTTCCAGGCCGACGTGATGATGATGGCTCCCATAAGGAATGTAAGATTGTTCTTATTGGGAAGTACCTGGAAAAGGATTCCATACAGAAGCTGTTACATAAAACATTGAATTATAAGTAG
- the SEC12 gene encoding Sar family guanine nucleotide exchange factor SEC12: MKFVTASYNVGYPVYGAKFLDNDTLLVAGGGGEGNNGISNKLTTLRVDPTKDSKKSQFRELSEFVLEENGDSPTAIDASKGILLLGCNENSTNITEGKGNKHLRKFEYNGVNDQLKFVTSVDFDKSTNPDDYTKLVYISREGTVAAIASSKVPAIMRIIDPSDLTEKFEIETRGEVKDLHFSSDGKVIAYITGSSJEVISTVTGSCIARKTDFDKNWSLSKINLIADDTVLIAASLKKGKGIVLTKISIKSGNTSVLKTKQVTNKFKGITSMDVDVKGELAVMASNDNSVALVKLRDLSVSKIFKQAHSFAITEVAISPDSTYVASVSAANTIHVIKLPFNYANYTSTKEKFTKFFTNFILIVLFSFILQFSYKHNLHSTLFNYAKSNFILKKDTISSPYVINEDLHQTTLFGNYGTKTSVSITDSIKVHDMHATNSVGESGDFRVENGSIHTEAIEVGATEVNSDDKNDAEA; the protein is encoded by the coding sequence ATGAAGTTTGTGACAGCTAGTTATAACGTCGGGTATCCTGTTTATGGTGCCAAGTTCTTGGACAATGATACGTTGCTTGTGGCAGGCGGTGGAGGCGAAGGTAACAATGGGATATCGAATAAACTGACGACTTTGCGAGTGGATCCCACCAAAGATAGTAAGAAGAGCCAGTTCCGCGAGTTGAGCGAGTTTGTGTTGGAGGAGAACGGCGATTCTCCCACAGCAATTGATGCCTCGAAGGGTATACTTTTGTTGGGTTGCAATGAAAACAGTACAAATATTACGGAAGGTAAAGGTAATAAACACTTGAGGAAGTTCGAATACAACGGAGTGAACGATCAATTGAAGTTTGTTACCAGCGTGGATTTTGATAAGTCCACGAACCCAGATGATTACACAAAACTGGTTTATATTTCGCGAGAAGGTACCGTGGCCGCCATAGCATCATCTAAAGTACCTGCTATAATGAGAATCATTGACCCAAGCGACTTAACCGAAAAGTTTGAGATTGAGACTAGGGGGGAAGTGAAAGACTTGCATTTCTCTTCAGACGGCAAGGTTATTGCTTATATCACCGGTTCTAGTWTAGAAGTGATATCGACCGTTACAGGGAGCTGTATTGCAAGGAAGACAGATTTCGATAAGAATTGGAGTTTGTCGAAGATAAACTTGATAGCTGATGACACGGTATTAATCGCAGCTTCGTTGAAAAAGGGTAAAGGTATCGTGTTGACCAAAATAAGCATAAAGTCGGGAAACACCTCTGTATTGAAAACTAAACAAGTAAcaaacaaattcaaaggaaTCACTTCCATGGATGTTGACGTGAAGGGTGAATTAGCGGTAATGGCAAGCAATGATAACTCGGTAGCTCTTGTGAAACTAAGAGACCTGTCAGTCTCTAAAATATTCAAGCAAGCTCATAGTTTTGCCATTACTGAAGTAGCAATTTCCCCAGATTCCACATATGTGGCAAGTGTCTCTGCGGCCAATACTATCCACGTAATAAAACTACCGTTCAATTACGCCAATTATACTTcaactaaagaaaaatttaccaAGTTCTTCACCAACTTCATCCTTATCgtattgttttcctttattttaCAGTTTTCTTACAAGCACAATTTGCATTCCACGCTCTTTAACTATGCAAAGAGCAACTTCATACTCAAGAAGGATACCATTTCTTCGCCCTACGTTATCAATGAAGACCTACATCAAACTACTTTATTTGGCAACTACGGTACAAAGACCTCTGTGTCCATCACGGACTCCATAAAAGTGCATGATATGCACGCGACGAATAGTGTAGGTGAAAGTGGAGATTTCCGTGTTGAAAATGGGAGTATTCACACAGAGGCAATTGAGGTCGGAGCCACTGAGGTAAATTCAGACGACAAGAATGATGCTGAAGCTTAA
- the MRPL50 gene encoding mitochondrial 54S ribosomal protein bL9m MRPL50, which produces MFRSTRVLLSALTKRTHRVKVQVLRDFPRFQLFKGQVTKVKPSLMRNYLHNFNGAKYIIDEERDVNMELLKLHQAHELKMEEERQLLSKQQEMEAQRRNKVQRQAVFGQKAKESPKEEKKGLLDSGITIEEVKIPGLDI; this is translated from the coding sequence ATGTTCCGTTCTACCCGAGTGCTCCTAAGTGCTCTGACAAAGAGAACTCACAGAGTGAAGGTCCAGGTGTTAAGGGACTTCCCACGATTTCAACTATTTAAAGGACAGGTTACCAAAGTCAAACCATCTTTGATGAGGAACTACTTGCATAATTTCAACGGGGCCAAATACATAATCGACGAGGAACGTGACGTAAACATGGAACTATTAAAATTGCACCAAGCGCATGAGTTGAAAATGGAGGAAGAACGCCAACTGCTCTccaaacaacaagaaatggaagCACAAAGGAGAAATAAGGTACAGAGACAAGCTGTGTTTGGTCAGAAGGCAAAGGAGAgtccaaaagaagaaaagaagggtCTTTTGGATTCCGGGATCACTATCGAAGAGGTCAAGATCCCAGGTTTGGATATTTGA
- the CPR8 gene encoding peptidylprolyl isomerase family protein CPR8 yields the protein MKLIFLYIYMALTIACTMASPLPVDNKRVSSDSLDLTKKYAPEPPTTHHVVLGIVFTGTDHDPRTELVPIGIDLYGTMVPRTALNFYQYADTKKSYRNSENPWDRDLDRILPTGAIESVHFSPSPAEETSDMASLFQENFGLTHDRPGRVSMASDDEGSKFMIWTSGMPYEGDNVVFGQVTSGLKDLMDRVANVKTDENGKPDQPITISYTSISVNKLPDPKRAHEQYLESLQDYQNGELDKGVTLKTYLYYDNQRDLEDTEYNQLHHPLPRIMLGISALIACYAVAKYRKRIFGRFSSKIISIRED from the coding sequence atgaaGCTTATTTTCCtgtatatttatatggCACTGACTATTGCCTGCACAATGGCCTCGCCATTACCTGTGGATAACAAAAGGGTTTCCTCCGATTCCCTGGATCTGACTAAGAAGTATGCACCTGAACCTCCCACTACACATCACGTTGTTCTCGGAATCGTATTCACGGGTACTGATCATGATCCAAGGACGGAGCTTGTCCCCATAGGCATAGATTTATATGGAACCATGGTTCCCAGGACTGCGTTGAATTTCTATCAGTATGCTGACACTAAAAAATCTTACCGTAATAGCGAGAACCCATGGGACCGTGATTTAGACAGGATTTTACCGACTGGAGCCATAGAAAGTGTACATTTTTCTCCCTCCCCTGCTGAAGAAACATCGGATATGGCTTCTctgtttcaagaaaatttcGGTTTGACTCACGATAGACCAGGTAGGGTTTCCATGGCCAGCGATGACGAGGGTTCTAAGTTTATGATATGGACGAGTGGAATGCCTTATGAAGGCGACAATGTTGTGTTCGGACAAGTTACTTCCGgtttgaaagatttgatgGATAGAGTGGCTAATGTGAAAACGGACGAAAATGGCAAACCAGACCAACCAATTACAATATCCTACACCTCAATAAGTGTAAACAAATTGCCAGATCCGAAGAGAGCCCATGAGCAGTATTTGGAAAGCCTCCAGGATTATCAAAACGGAGAGTTGGACAAAGGTGTCACTCTAAAAACGTACCTCTACTATGACAACCAAAGAGATTTGGAAGACACAGAATACAATCAGCTCCACCATCCATTGCCTAGAATCATGCTTGGTATTTCAGCCTTAATAGCTTGCTATGCTGTGGCCAAGTATAGGAAGAGGATATTTGGTAGATTTTCATCCAAAATCATATCTATTAGAGAGGATTGA
- the MPP6 gene encoding Mpp6p, protein MSSNNGVTGKLSSRVMNMKFMKFMKNDDDESSNSNTPSNANSDTESTEQKWKQFGRDNSEWDLNSCNDDVKEDSGKEKKKVKKLVYKKRPHLIVSNVGYSELRKSEDLITGRKTFGSNTDEANPKKRKLEEGEQEEEEGKGYDQKKEAAGKQDEGEDDYDLDKLFKDSMKKKKTNQVKKPKKKKSKQ, encoded by the coding sequence ATGAGCTCCAACAATGGTGTTACGGGCAAGCTATCAAGCAGAGTCATGAATATGAAGTTCATGAAATTCATGAAgaacgacgacgacgaaaGTTCAAATTCTAATACACCATCAAACGCCAATTCAGACACAGAATCCACAGAACAGAAATGGAAACAGTTTGGTCGAGATAACTCAGAGTGGGATCTCAATAGTTGCAATGACGATGTGAAAGAAGACTCAGgcaaggaaaagaaaaaagtaaaaaaactagTGTATAAGAAGCGACCTCATCTCATAGTCTCCAATGTTGGGTACAGTGAATTGCGAAAATCGGAAGACCTGATaactggaagaaaaacttttggCAGCAATACCGACGAAGCCAATcccaagaagagaaagctTGAAGAAGgcgaacaagaagaagaagagggaAAAGGCTATgatcaaaaaaaggaagCCGCAGGAAAACAAGACGAAGGAGAGGATGACTACGACCTGGATAAATTATTCAAGGATAgcatgaagaagaaaaagactaaCCAAGTCAAGAAgccgaaaaagaaaaagtcaaaaCAATAG